A genome region from Scleropages formosus chromosome 6, fSclFor1.1, whole genome shotgun sequence includes the following:
- the diras2 gene encoding GTP-binding protein Di-Ras2 — protein sequence MPEQSNDYRVVVFGAGGVGKSSLVLRFVKGTFRESYIPTIEDTYRQVISCDKSICTLQITDTTGSHQFPAMQRLSISKGHAFILVYSISSRQSLEELKPIFEQICQIKGDVESIPIMLVGNKCDEAQNREVETSDGEAMSKKWKCAFMETSAKTNYNVKELFQELLNLEKRRTVSLQIDGKKNKQQKRAEKLKGKCVVM from the coding sequence ATGCCAGAGCAGAGCAACGACTACCGCGTGGTGGTGTTCGGTGCAGGGGGAGTGGGCAAGAGCTCCCTGGTGCTGCGCTTCGTGAAGGGGACCTTCCGCGAGAGCTACATCCCCACCATCGAGGACACCTACCGGCAGGTGATCAGCTGCGACAAGAGCATCTGCACCCTGCAGATCACGGACACCACGGGCAGCCACCAGTTCCCTGCCATGCAGCGCCTCTCCATCTCCAAGGGCCACGCCTTCATCCTGGTCTACTCCATCTCCAGCCGGCAGTCCCTGGAGGAGCTCAAGCCCATCTTCGAGCAGATCTGCCAGATTAAGGGCGACGTGGAGAGCATTCCCATCATGCTGGTAGGCAACAAGTGCGACGAGGCCCAGAACCGAGAGGTGGAGACCAGTGACGGCGAGGCCATGTCCAAGAAGTGGAAGTGTGCCTTCATGGAGACGTCAGCCAAGACCAACTACAACGTCAAGGAGCTCTTCCAGGAGCTGCTGAACCTAGAGAAGCGCAGGACTGTCAGCCTCCAGATCGACGGCAAGAAGAATAAGCAGCAGAAGCGGGCGGAGAAGCTGAAGGGCAAGTGCGTGGTGATGTGA